The following proteins are encoded in a genomic region of [Eubacterium] hominis:
- a CDS encoding 6-phospho-beta-glucosidase — translation MGFKEGFLWGGATAANQYEGGWNEGGKGLSAADMMSNGTHTTPRQITRTLEEGLYYPNHKASDFYHRYKEDIALMAEMGFKTFRMSIAWTRIFPKGNETEPNEEGLKFYDNVFDELHKYGIEPLVTISHYEMPFYLTENYDSWVSREVIDMFVRYCEVIFNRYKDKVTYWLTFNEINCGTMPMGNYLSLGILNEGTRDFTKQIDIPQLRFQALHHQFIASAKAVQLGHSINPEFKIGCMIAYMQNYPYTCHPQDVLKCQKLKEMGNFYCGDVQVRGEYPYFAKRYWEENDIHVKMEPGDEEILKNGTVDFYSFSYYMSNCVSHDPNLEGTAGNLMGGVKNPYLESSDWGWQIDPDGLRYTLNELYARYQIPLMVVENGLGAFDKVESDGSIHDEYRIDYLRKHIRCMEEAVNDGVDLIGYTPWGCIDLVSASTGEMGKRYGFVYVDSDDLGNGTFDRSRKDSFYWYKKVIESNGKDLD, via the coding sequence ATGGGATTTAAAGAAGGCTTTTTATGGGGTGGTGCGACAGCTGCCAACCAATATGAAGGTGGATGGAATGAAGGAGGAAAAGGATTAAGTGCTGCGGATATGATGAGCAATGGTACACATACAACACCTCGTCAGATCACACGCACACTAGAAGAAGGATTATATTATCCAAATCATAAAGCAAGTGATTTCTATCACCGTTATAAAGAAGATATTGCGTTGATGGCAGAAATGGGATTTAAAACATTCCGTATGTCTATCGCATGGACAAGAATATTTCCAAAAGGTAATGAAACAGAACCAAATGAAGAAGGATTAAAATTTTACGATAACGTATTTGATGAATTACATAAATATGGTATTGAGCCATTAGTGACAATTTCACATTATGAAATGCCATTTTACTTGACGGAAAATTATGATAGCTGGGTAAGCAGAGAAGTCATTGATATGTTTGTTAGATACTGTGAAGTGATCTTCAATCGTTATAAAGATAAGGTTACATATTGGTTGACGTTTAATGAAATTAACTGTGGTACGATGCCAATGGGAAATTATTTGAGTCTTGGCATTTTAAATGAAGGCACAAGAGATTTCACAAAGCAGATAGATATTCCACAGCTTCGTTTTCAGGCGTTACATCATCAATTTATCGCAAGTGCGAAAGCTGTACAATTAGGACACAGTATCAATCCTGAGTTTAAGATTGGCTGTATGATTGCATATATGCAGAATTATCCTTATACATGTCATCCACAGGATGTATTAAAGTGTCAAAAGTTGAAGGAAATGGGTAACTTCTATTGTGGGGATGTGCAGGTTCGTGGAGAGTATCCTTACTTCGCTAAACGTTATTGGGAAGAAAATGATATTCATGTGAAAATGGAACCTGGAGATGAGGAAATCTTAAAGAATGGGACAGTAGATTTCTATAGCTTCTCTTATTATATGAGCAATTGTGTATCACATGATCCAAATTTAGAAGGTACAGCTGGTAACTTAATGGGTGGTGTGAAGAATCCATATCTTGAATCTAGTGATTGGGGATGGCAGATTGATCCTGATGGACTCCGTTATACATTAAATGAATTATATGCACGTTATCAAATTCCTTTGATGGTTGTGGAAAATGGCTTAGGCGCTTTTGATAAGGTTGAAAGCGATGGAAGCATCCATGATGAGTATCGTATTGATTATTTAAGAAAGCATATTCGTTGTATGGAAGAAGCTGTAAATGATGGTGTCGATTTAATTGGTTATACACCTTGGGGATGCATTGATTTAGTAAGTGCATCTACTGGTGAAATGGGAAAACGTTATGGTTTTGTGTATGTAGATAGTGATGATTTAGGTAATGGTACATTTGATCGTAGCAGAAAAGATTCTTTCTACTGGTATAAGAAGGTAATCGAAAGCAATGGTAAAGATTTAGATTAA
- a CDS encoding glycoside hydrolase family 1 protein, translated as MAFNEKFLWGGATSASQFEGGYNEGGRGLSHMDYIRRVKKADKEKVFPINVTVDMFEDHKKHEDEYNFAFRRGVDFYHHYKEDIALLGEMGFKTFRMSISWSRLFPTGLEEKPCEDGVQFYHNVFKECHKYGIEPLVTMIHYEIPVYLTETINGWESPKMIDYFLHYTKFLIDEYKDEVNYWITFNEINMIMNSSYLGGGMFVEKSKKTPEACIHQALHHQLIASALTVKYFREHTSKGMIGNMICRLQNYAYTCNPEDVLATQQQSQFNYFPTDIQVKGTYPTSILNYYRKKGIEIDWYPGYESILKEGTVDFASISYYHTAVISAEPDKAEPIGAFIRNLENPYIKMTDWGWGIDPTGLRITLNDMNDRYGVPIFIVENGLGAHDELTSDNNVHDNYRIEYLRAHIQAIKEAIGDGCNVMGYTPWGCIDLVSCGDCQMTKRYGFVYVDADDEGNGTYQRYRKDSFYWYKKVIASNGEDLD; from the coding sequence ATGGCGTTTAATGAAAAGTTTTTATGGGGAGGCGCAACATCTGCTTCTCAGTTTGAAGGAGGATATAACGAAGGTGGAAGAGGACTTTCTCATATGGATTATATTCGTAGAGTAAAAAAAGCAGATAAAGAAAAAGTATTTCCAATCAATGTGACAGTTGATATGTTTGAGGATCATAAAAAGCATGAAGATGAATATAATTTTGCTTTTAGAAGAGGTGTGGATTTCTATCATCATTATAAAGAAGATATCGCTTTATTAGGCGAAATGGGATTTAAGACTTTCAGAATGAGTATCTCATGGAGTAGATTATTTCCTACAGGTTTAGAAGAAAAACCATGTGAAGATGGAGTGCAGTTTTATCATAATGTATTTAAGGAATGTCATAAATATGGCATCGAACCTTTGGTTACGATGATTCATTATGAAATCCCAGTTTATTTGACAGAAACTATCAATGGATGGGAAAGCCCTAAGATGATTGATTATTTTCTACATTATACAAAATTTTTGATTGATGAATATAAAGATGAAGTAAACTATTGGATTACCTTTAATGAAATCAATATGATCATGAATTCTTCTTATCTAGGAGGAGGCATGTTTGTAGAGAAATCTAAAAAAACGCCAGAAGCATGTATTCATCAAGCATTACATCATCAATTAATCGCAAGTGCTTTAACTGTCAAATATTTTCGTGAGCATACATCAAAAGGAATGATTGGTAATATGATTTGTAGACTTCAAAACTATGCGTATACCTGTAATCCAGAAGATGTATTAGCAACACAACAACAAAGTCAATTTAATTATTTCCCAACGGATATTCAAGTGAAAGGTACATATCCTACATCAATTTTGAATTATTATCGCAAGAAAGGTATTGAAATAGACTGGTATCCTGGATATGAAAGTATTTTAAAAGAAGGGACTGTAGATTTTGCGTCTATTAGTTACTATCATACAGCAGTTATTAGCGCAGAACCAGATAAAGCAGAACCAATTGGTGCTTTCATCAGAAACTTGGAGAACCCATATATTAAAATGACAGATTGGGGATGGGGAATAGATCCTACAGGTTTGAGAATTACATTAAATGATATGAATGATCGCTATGGCGTACCGATTTTTATAGTAGAAAATGGATTAGGCGCTCATGATGAATTAACATCAGATAATAATGTACATGATAATTATCGTATAGAATATTTAAGAGCCCATATTCAGGCCATAAAAGAAGCAATAGGAGATGGATGCAATGTAATGGGATATACACCATGGGGATGTATCGATTTGGTAAGTTGTGGAGATTGTCAGATGACAAAACGTTATGGTTTTGTATATGTAGATGCAGATGATGAAGGAAACGGAACATATCAACGCTATCGCAAAGATTCTTTCTACTGGTACAAAAAAGTTATCGCATCCAATGGTGAAGATTTAGATTAA